In the genome of Rhodoplanes sp. Z2-YC6860, one region contains:
- a CDS encoding sensor histidine kinase has protein sequence MPTRVLYIDDDPALARLVQRALSRRGYEVETVPTAEAGLARLQQAGDEQPIDVIGLDHFLTAGTGLDVLAALKPLPAPPPVVYVTANADAAVAVAALKAGAADYVTKTVGEEFFELLGSAVDQAIEKARLQRERDRAEREVREAKERAEVMLHEVNHRVANSLQLVASLVGLQSKSINEPAVRDALGEIQARISAIAGVHRRLYTSADVRSVEISEYLASLLRDLEATLKESGHASTVRLTAEPTHVPTDKAVSIGVVVTELVTNAFKYAYPTDKGGEIRVLLKKIAAKKVSLKVEDDGVGWRGDGPIKGTGVGSRIVNALARGLGSAVVYAPTSAGCHITLEFEV, from the coding sequence GTGCCGACCCGCGTCCTTTACATCGATGACGATCCTGCGCTCGCGCGCCTCGTCCAGCGCGCGCTGAGCCGTCGCGGCTACGAGGTCGAGACCGTGCCGACGGCCGAGGCCGGGCTGGCACGATTGCAGCAAGCCGGCGATGAGCAGCCGATCGACGTGATCGGCCTCGATCATTTTCTCACCGCAGGCACCGGTCTCGATGTTCTCGCGGCGCTGAAGCCGCTGCCGGCGCCGCCGCCGGTGGTGTATGTGACTGCCAATGCGGATGCCGCTGTTGCCGTCGCCGCCCTCAAGGCCGGCGCTGCGGACTACGTCACCAAAACCGTTGGCGAAGAATTCTTCGAACTTCTCGGCAGCGCGGTCGATCAGGCGATCGAAAAGGCGCGACTGCAGCGCGAGCGCGACCGCGCCGAGCGCGAAGTCCGCGAAGCCAAGGAACGCGCCGAGGTGATGCTGCACGAGGTCAACCATCGTGTCGCCAATAGTCTGCAACTCGTCGCCTCGCTGGTTGGTCTGCAATCGAAGTCGATCAATGAGCCGGCGGTGCGCGACGCACTCGGTGAGATCCAGGCCCGCATCTCTGCGATCGCGGGCGTGCATCGCAGGCTCTATACGTCGGCCGATGTGAGGTCGGTCGAGATATCGGAATATCTCGCAAGCCTGCTGCGCGATCTTGAAGCGACGCTGAAAGAATCCGGCCACGCCTCGACGGTTCGGCTCACGGCCGAGCCGACCCATGTTCCGACCGACAAAGCCGTCTCGATCGGCGTGGTCGTCACGGAACTGGTCACCAACGCTTTCAAATACGCGTATCCGACCGACAAAGGCGGAGAAATCCGCGTCCTGCTGAAAAAGATCGCGGCCAAGAAGGTCAGCCTGAAGGTCGAGGACGACGGTGTCGGCTGGCGGGGCGATGGCCCGATCAAGGGCACCGGTGTCGGCAGCCGCATCGTCAACGCGCTGGCGCGCGGGCTTGGCTCGGCGGTGGTCTACGCGCCGACCTCGGCGGGTTGCCACATCACCCTGGAATTCGAAGTCTAG
- a CDS encoding response regulator, whose amino-acid sequence MIEDDEGHARLIEKNIRRAGVNNEITPFANGTDALKFLLGDDGSGEVSAGRQLLILLDLNLPDMTGIDILEKLKSNQHTKRSPVVVLTTTDDAREIQRCYDLGANVYITKPVNYEGFANAIRQLGLFFAVMQVPETQ is encoded by the coding sequence ATGATCGAGGACGATGAGGGCCACGCGCGCCTCATCGAGAAGAACATCCGGCGTGCCGGGGTCAACAACGAGATCACCCCGTTCGCCAATGGCACTGATGCGTTGAAGTTTCTTCTCGGTGACGACGGCTCGGGCGAGGTCAGCGCGGGGCGTCAGCTCCTCATCCTGCTCGATCTCAACCTGCCCGACATGACCGGCATCGACATCCTCGAAAAGCTGAAGTCGAACCAGCACACCAAGCGCTCGCCCGTCGTGGTGCTGACCACAACCGACGATGCACGGGAAATCCAGCGCTGCTACGATCTCGGCGCCAACGTCTACATCACCAAGCCGGTGAACTACGAAGGCTTTGCCAACGCGATCCGCCAGCTCGGCCTGTTCTTCGCCGTGATGCAGGTCCCCGAAACCCAATAA
- a CDS encoding sensor histidine kinase: MPITKIAFIRSTVLAILVGVGALVAIVAFNFWLVEQARITTDQVTAARQQRGAIIDIRNSLADLETGQRGFLLTGDQDYLSPYTNAEQRLPGQIERVRELTDKDAVQRDAFAKLIPIIEAKRAELARTIELYNAGQRDSAMVIVKANSGREIMEQARTTIAAMVVRAEDRIQEVVQSQRESISQLQMVTIAGAIVILLVVGGAVWTVLLYTRQLIEAQREVQTLNVGLEERVRERTADLGRANEEIQRFAYIVTHDLRAPLVNIMGFTSELEGCLTAIQDHVKQTDEASEDPVVKGARAAALDDLPEAINFIRSSTRKMDGLINAILKLSREGRRVLKPETIELHSLLETAAASVQHQVTDAGGEVKIEGSVPPVVSDRLALEQVFGNLLDNAVKYRAKNRPLKIRIRAAQERGQRIVVEVEDNGRGIAKQDHERIFDLFRRSGSQDQPGEGIGLAHVRTMVRNLGGDITLQSELERGTTMKINLPRDLRQVLSMQKVMSMQAGAA, from the coding sequence ATGCCAATTACAAAAATCGCCTTCATCCGCTCGACCGTTCTCGCCATCCTGGTCGGGGTCGGAGCCCTCGTCGCAATCGTCGCCTTCAATTTCTGGCTGGTCGAGCAGGCCCGCATCACGACCGACCAGGTCACCGCCGCACGCCAGCAGCGCGGCGCCATCATCGACATTCGAAACTCGCTCGCCGACCTCGAAACCGGCCAGCGCGGTTTCCTGTTGACCGGGGACCAGGATTATCTCTCCCCCTATACCAATGCCGAACAACGGCTGCCGGGCCAGATCGAACGTGTCCGCGAGCTGACCGATAAGGACGCGGTCCAAAGGGACGCCTTCGCCAAGCTGATCCCCATCATCGAAGCCAAGCGCGCGGAGCTTGCCCGGACGATCGAACTTTACAACGCCGGGCAGCGAGATTCGGCGATGGTGATCGTGAAGGCCAACAGCGGACGCGAGATCATGGAGCAGGCCCGAACCACGATCGCGGCGATGGTGGTGCGGGCGGAAGATCGCATCCAAGAGGTCGTGCAAAGCCAGCGCGAGAGCATCTCGCAACTGCAAATGGTCACCATCGCGGGCGCGATCGTGATCCTGCTGGTGGTTGGTGGCGCAGTCTGGACCGTGCTGCTCTACACGCGGCAACTCATCGAGGCGCAGCGTGAGGTGCAGACCCTCAACGTCGGCCTGGAAGAACGCGTGCGCGAGCGCACCGCCGACCTCGGTCGCGCCAACGAAGAGATCCAGCGCTTCGCCTACATCGTGACCCACGATCTGCGCGCGCCGCTCGTGAACATCATGGGCTTCACCAGCGAGCTCGAAGGCTGCCTCACGGCGATCCAGGATCACGTCAAGCAGACCGACGAGGCGAGCGAGGATCCGGTCGTCAAAGGCGCCCGCGCCGCAGCGCTCGACGATCTGCCGGAAGCAATCAATTTCATCCGATCCTCGACGCGAAAAATGGACGGCCTGATCAATGCCATCCTGAAGTTGTCGCGCGAGGGCCGGCGCGTGCTCAAGCCCGAGACCATCGAGTTGCATTCGCTGCTGGAAACCGCCGCCGCCTCGGTTCAACACCAGGTCACGGATGCCGGCGGCGAGGTGAAGATCGAGGGCAGCGTGCCGCCTGTGGTTTCGGACCGCCTCGCGCTCGAACAGGTGTTCGGCAATCTGCTCGACAACGCGGTCAAATACCGCGCCAAAAATCGGCCGCTGAAAATCCGCATTCGCGCCGCACAGGAACGCGGTCAGCGCATCGTGGTTGAGGTCGAGGACAACGGCCGGGGCATCGCCAAACAAGACCACGAGCGCATTTTCGACCTGTTCCGGAGATCGGGATCGCAGGATCAGCCCGGTGAAGGCATCGGCCTCGCCCATGTGCGCACGATGGTGCGCAATCTGGGCGGCGACATCACCCTGCAATCCGAGCTCGAACGAGGAACCACGATGAAGATCAACCTGCCGCGCGATCTGCGGCAAGTCCTGTCCATGCAAAAAGTCATGTCCATGCAAGCGGGAGCCGCCTGA
- a CDS encoding DUF6898 family protein, whose amino-acid sequence MADPNDHEIYFEFVAIGNAVKVTAIDSVTAIEVSVMGPSNAAKSDLERLALRKLQARLKREG is encoded by the coding sequence ATGGCCGACCCCAACGATCACGAGATCTATTTTGAGTTCGTCGCGATCGGCAACGCCGTCAAGGTGACGGCGATTGACAGCGTGACCGCGATCGAGGTGTCGGTGATGGGACCGTCCAATGCCGCCAAGTCGGATCTCGAACGTCTGGCGTTGCGTAAACTTCAAGCGAGGCTGAAGCGGGAAGGGTGA
- the glyA gene encoding serine hydroxymethyltransferase codes for MSVTESSAKAVAESLFTASLADTDPEINEAIGLELGRQRDEIELIASENIVSRAVLEAQGSVMTNKYAEGLPGRRYYGGCQYVDIAENLALDRIKKLFNAGFANVQPHSGAQANAAAFMALMQPGDTFLGLNLAAGGHLSHGSPVNLSGKWFKAVPYSVRRDDHRIDIDEVRKLAEQHKPKVIVAGGSAYPRIIDFKAFREIADSVGAKLMVDMAHFAGLVAGGVHPSPFPHAHVVTSTTHKTLRGPRGGFILTNDEELGKKINSAVFPGMQGGPLMHVIAAKAVAFGEALRPSFKIYAKNVADNAKALAEVLKNKGLDIVSGGTDTHLMLVDLRPKRLTGKVAEAALGRAHITCNKNGIPFDPEKPAITSGVRLGSPAATSRGFGIAEFRQVGELIAEVLDALSHKNSDEDAAVEAAVREKVKRLISRFPIY; via the coding sequence ATGTCCGTCACTGAAAGCTCCGCGAAAGCCGTCGCGGAATCCCTCTTTACCGCTTCGCTTGCCGACACCGATCCCGAGATCAACGAGGCGATCGGTCTGGAACTCGGTCGTCAGCGCGACGAGATCGAACTGATTGCTTCAGAAAACATCGTCAGCCGCGCCGTGCTCGAGGCGCAGGGCTCGGTGATGACCAACAAGTACGCCGAGGGTCTTCCGGGCCGGCGTTATTATGGTGGCTGCCAATACGTCGACATCGCCGAGAATCTCGCGCTCGACCGCATCAAGAAGTTGTTCAACGCGGGTTTTGCCAACGTGCAGCCGCACTCCGGCGCGCAGGCCAATGCGGCAGCCTTCATGGCTCTGATGCAGCCCGGCGACACCTTCCTGGGGCTGAACCTCGCAGCGGGCGGGCACCTCAGCCACGGCTCGCCGGTCAATCTCTCCGGCAAGTGGTTCAAGGCGGTGCCCTACAGCGTGCGCCGCGACGACCACCGCATCGACATCGACGAAGTGCGGAAACTGGCCGAGCAGCACAAGCCCAAGGTGATCGTGGCCGGGGGATCGGCTTATCCGCGCATCATCGACTTCAAGGCGTTCCGGGAGATCGCCGACAGCGTCGGGGCCAAACTGATGGTCGACATGGCGCACTTCGCCGGCCTGGTGGCGGGCGGGGTGCATCCGAGCCCGTTCCCCCACGCCCACGTGGTGACCTCCACCACCCACAAGACCCTCCGCGGCCCCCGCGGCGGTTTCATCCTCACCAACGATGAGGAACTCGGCAAGAAGATCAACTCCGCGGTGTTCCCGGGCATGCAGGGCGGGCCGCTAATGCACGTCATTGCCGCCAAGGCCGTGGCCTTCGGCGAGGCGCTGCGTCCGTCGTTCAAGATTTACGCGAAGAACGTCGCGGATAACGCGAAGGCTCTGGCCGAAGTCCTTAAAAATAAAGGACTAGACATCGTCTCGGGCGGCACCGACACCCACCTGATGCTGGTCGATCTGCGGCCCAAGCGCCTGACCGGCAAGGTGGCCGAGGCGGCGCTCGGCCGCGCCCACATCACCTGCAACAAGAACGGCATTCCGTTCGATCCGGAGAAGCCCGCGATCACCTCGGGCGTCCGGCTGGGCTCGCCAGCCGCGACCTCGCGCGGCTTCGGCATCGCCGAGTTCCGTCAGGTCGGCGAGCTGATCGCCGAGGTGCTGGATGCGCTGTCGCACAAGAATTCCGATGAGGATGCGGCCGTGGAGGCCGCGGTCCGCGAGAAGGTGAAGCGGCTGATCTCCCGGTTCCCGATCTACTAG
- the nrdR gene encoding transcriptional regulator NrdR yields MRCPSCGSLDTQVKDSRPTEDSAAIRRRRVCLSCNFRFTTFERVQLRELTVIKRNGRRAPFDRDKLIRSLSIALRKRPVDPEQVEQMASKMVRELESLGENEITSETIGETVMEHLRGLDDVAYVRFASVYRNFREPKDFQQALDELSGEDEPTKPPAKPPVAARR; encoded by the coding sequence ATGCGTTGTCCGAGTTGCGGGTCCCTCGACACCCAGGTCAAGGACTCGCGTCCGACCGAGGACTCTGCCGCCATCCGGCGGCGGCGGGTCTGTCTGTCGTGCAATTTTCGCTTCACGACGTTTGAGCGCGTTCAGCTCCGCGAGCTGACCGTGATCAAGCGCAACGGCCGGCGCGCGCCGTTCGATCGCGACAAGCTGATCCGCTCGTTGTCGATTGCGCTCCGCAAGCGGCCGGTCGATCCCGAGCAGGTCGAGCAGATGGCCTCGAAGATGGTGCGGGAGCTGGAAAGCCTCGGCGAGAACGAGATCACGTCGGAGACCATCGGCGAGACGGTGATGGAGCACCTGCGCGGGCTCGACGACGTGGCCTATGTGCGCTTCGCCTCGGTCTACCGCAATTTCCGCGAGCCGAAGGACTTCCAGCAGGCGCTCGATGAACTTTCGGGTGAGGACGAGCCGACCAAGCCGCCGGCCAAGCCTCCAGTTGCCGCACGGCGATGA
- the ribD gene encoding bifunctional diaminohydroxyphosphoribosylaminopyrimidine deaminase/5-amino-6-(5-phosphoribosylamino)uracil reductase RibD codes for MTSAAETPAVATAAASSDDWRFMQLALALGRRGLGRTWPNPAVGAVVVKDGVIVGRGWTQPGGRPHAETEALKRAGRDAKGATMYVTLEPCSHHGKTPPCADAIIRAGVARVVSALEDVNPQVAGQGYAKLRERGIVVDTGLGREEARHDHAGHSRRMRDGRPHVLLKLAASSDGKAGLPGRKPVAITGEAARQRVHLMRAEADAILVGIGTVLADDPHLTCRLPGMFELSPVRVVLDAKLRIPLSTAIVGTARDVPVWVFGATGASPIAEDILKAKGVEVFRVDATDGRLDLHQVVKALAERGITRLMVEGGPIVAASFLAADLVDEAALFRSPNEIGPTGIDVLEGMPLGALTQSAQLTRVATEAVGDDTLTKYERA; via the coding sequence ATGACGAGCGCGGCCGAAACACCAGCGGTCGCAACCGCGGCGGCTTCTTCCGACGATTGGCGTTTCATGCAGCTCGCGCTGGCGCTTGGCCGCCGCGGGCTCGGCCGGACCTGGCCGAACCCGGCGGTCGGCGCCGTGGTGGTGAAGGACGGCGTGATCGTCGGCCGCGGCTGGACCCAGCCCGGCGGCCGTCCCCACGCCGAAACCGAAGCGCTCAAGCGCGCCGGCCGGGACGCCAAGGGCGCGACGATGTACGTGACGCTGGAGCCGTGCTCGCATCATGGCAAGACGCCGCCGTGTGCGGACGCGATCATCCGCGCGGGTGTCGCCCGCGTGGTTTCGGCGCTGGAGGACGTCAATCCGCAGGTCGCCGGGCAGGGTTACGCGAAGCTTCGCGAGCGCGGTATCGTCGTCGACACCGGGCTCGGCCGCGAGGAGGCGAGGCATGACCACGCCGGCCATTCGCGGCGGATGCGCGACGGCAGGCCTCATGTGCTGCTGAAGCTTGCCGCGTCGTCCGACGGCAAGGCCGGGCTCCCCGGACGGAAACCCGTCGCCATCACCGGAGAAGCAGCACGCCAGCGCGTGCATCTGATGCGCGCCGAGGCGGACGCCATTCTCGTTGGCATCGGCACGGTGCTGGCCGACGATCCGCACCTGACCTGCCGGCTGCCCGGCATGTTCGAGCTCTCGCCGGTGCGCGTGGTGCTCGATGCCAAGCTCCGCATTCCGCTGTCGACTGCGATCGTCGGCACCGCGCGCGACGTGCCGGTCTGGGTGTTCGGCGCGACGGGCGCTTCGCCGATCGCCGAAGACATTCTGAAGGCCAAAGGCGTCGAGGTGTTTCGGGTCGACGCGACGGACGGCCGGCTCGACCTGCATCAGGTTGTGAAAGCGCTGGCCGAGCGCGGCATCACGCGATTGATGGTCGAAGGCGGCCCGATCGTTGCGGCGTCATTCCTTGCGGCCGATCTGGTCGACGAGGCCGCACTGTTCCGCTCGCCGAACGAAATCGGCCCGACCGGCATCGACGTGCTGGAGGGCATGCCGCTAGGCGCGCTGACACAGTCGGCGCAGCTCACCAGGGTGGCGACCGAGGCGGTCGGGGACGATACACTGACGAAGTACGAACGGGCGTAA
- a CDS encoding riboflavin synthase: MFTGIVSDVGEVVAVEPRAEGLRRLKVACGYPVESIAIGASISHSGVCLTVVEAAKLGNRTAVSVDAAAETLRLTTAGDWNAGTRLNLERAMKVGDELGGHIVAGHVDGVAELVAREDLPDMARLTLRAPKELMRFVATKGSVALDGISLTVNEVTDETFSVLIIPHTLAVTTLGVAKTGDRMNLEIDLMARYAARLMETR, translated from the coding sequence ATGTTTACAGGTATTGTCAGCGATGTGGGTGAGGTGGTCGCGGTCGAGCCGCGGGCCGAAGGCTTGCGCAGGCTCAAGGTCGCTTGCGGCTATCCGGTGGAGTCCATTGCGATCGGCGCGTCGATCTCGCATTCCGGCGTCTGCCTCACTGTCGTCGAAGCCGCCAAGCTCGGCAATCGCACGGCGGTTTCGGTCGATGCCGCGGCAGAGACGCTCAGGCTCACCACGGCGGGCGATTGGAACGCCGGTACGCGGCTCAATCTCGAGCGCGCGATGAAAGTCGGTGACGAGCTCGGCGGCCATATTGTGGCAGGTCACGTCGACGGCGTGGCTGAGCTCGTCGCGCGCGAGGATCTGCCCGATATGGCGCGGCTCACGCTGCGTGCACCCAAGGAACTGATGCGCTTTGTCGCAACCAAGGGCTCGGTCGCGCTCGACGGCATTTCGCTTACCGTCAACGAGGTCACCGACGAAACCTTTTCGGTGCTGATCATTCCGCACACGCTTGCGGTCACAACGCTCGGTGTCGCCAAAACCGGTGACCGGATGAACCTGGAGATCGATTTGATGGCGCGCTACGCGGCGCGTTTGATGGAGACGCGGTGA
- the ribH gene encoding 6,7-dimethyl-8-ribityllumazine synthase produces MAAPKRKPSAKPAKPSGARILIVEARFYNDIADALLAGAIAALDEAQATFEVVTVPGSLEIVPAIAIALDAAAKQKRPYDGVVALGCVIQGETFHFDIVSMQSARALLDYSIAHQIPCGNGILTTDTEAQAWARARKTEQDKGGDAARATLALITLKNQVGQKQK; encoded by the coding sequence ATGGCCGCACCGAAACGCAAGCCGTCAGCCAAGCCCGCAAAGCCCTCGGGCGCACGCATTCTGATTGTCGAGGCGCGGTTTTATAACGACATCGCCGACGCGCTTCTCGCGGGCGCCATCGCGGCGCTGGACGAGGCTCAGGCGACCTTCGAGGTGGTCACCGTCCCCGGTTCGCTCGAGATCGTTCCGGCCATCGCCATCGCGCTCGATGCCGCCGCGAAGCAGAAAAGGCCCTACGACGGCGTGGTTGCGCTCGGCTGTGTGATCCAGGGCGAAACGTTCCATTTCGACATCGTGTCGATGCAGTCGGCCCGCGCGTTGCTGGATTATTCGATCGCGCACCAGATTCCCTGCGGCAACGGCATTCTGACCACCGACACCGAGGCGCAGGCCTGGGCGCGCGCCCGCAAGACCGAGCAGGACAAGGGCGGCGACGCTGCGCGCGCCACGCTTGCGCTGATCACGTTGAAGAACCAAGTCGGGCAGAAGCAGAAGTAA
- the nusB gene encoding transcription antitermination factor NusB — protein sequence MARTAPSKDGPRANKRGAARLAAVQALYQMDLAATPLNDILGEFEAHWMGQEVEGEKYLPAEANFFRDVVKGVVAEQRRLDPMIDAVLSKGWPLVRIETVLRAILRAGAYELDRKPEVPARVVVSEYADIAHAFVERDETGLVNAVLDQLARQLRAGEFEGAR from the coding sequence ATGGCCCGAACCGCACCATCGAAGGACGGCCCCCGCGCCAACAAGCGCGGCGCGGCGCGTTTGGCCGCGGTGCAGGCGCTCTATCAGATGGATCTCGCGGCGACCCCGCTGAACGACATCCTGGGCGAGTTCGAGGCGCATTGGATGGGGCAGGAGGTCGAGGGCGAAAAATACCTGCCGGCCGAGGCCAATTTCTTCCGCGACGTCGTGAAGGGCGTGGTCGCCGAGCAGCGCAGGCTCGACCCGATGATCGACGCGGTCCTGTCCAAAGGCTGGCCGTTGGTTCGGATCGAAACCGTGTTGCGCGCCATCCTGCGCGCAGGCGCCTATGAGCTCGACCGCAAACCGGAGGTTCCGGCGCGCGTTGTGGTGTCTGAATATGCCGACATCGCGCATGCGTTTGTCGAGCGCGACGAAACGGGTCTCGTCAACGCCGTGCTCGACCAGCTCGCGCGGCAATTGCGGGCTGGCGAGTTCGAAGGAGCGCGCTGA
- the thiL gene encoding thiamine-phosphate kinase yields the protein MAKRRTPKQSGEDLLIADYFKPIARHPGARDLVDDAAYLTPPKGHELVLKTDAIVGSVHFFIEDPPDTVARKALGVNLSDLASKGAKPAGFLLTLALPKDYSHDWLKAFARGLGAMARRYDCPLLGGDTVMTPGPVTISIAAFGTLPKGTGVERSGARVGDVIVVTGTIGDAALGLKLRTDIGAIHRWHLDARLKAHLAKRYLVPQPRNAVAEAVRRYAHGAMDVSDGLAGDLGKLVLASGVGAEVEAKRVPLSRAARHALAVDPGALETILTGGDDFEVLATVPPKQLAGFMAAARRARVRATAIGRVTAAQGTRFIGFDGEELRFHRASFSHF from the coding sequence ATGGCGAAGCGCCGGACCCCAAAGCAGTCTGGCGAAGACCTCCTGATCGCCGACTATTTCAAGCCGATTGCGCGCCACCCTGGTGCCCGCGACCTGGTGGATGACGCGGCGTATTTGACACCGCCTAAGGGGCACGAACTGGTGCTCAAGACCGACGCCATCGTCGGCAGCGTGCATTTCTTCATCGAAGATCCGCCGGACACCGTGGCGCGCAAGGCACTCGGGGTGAACCTGTCGGATCTGGCTTCGAAAGGCGCCAAGCCCGCAGGTTTCCTGCTGACGCTGGCGCTGCCGAAGGATTACAGCCACGACTGGCTCAAAGCGTTCGCGCGGGGGCTCGGCGCCATGGCCAGACGCTATGATTGTCCGCTGCTGGGTGGCGACACCGTGATGACGCCGGGGCCGGTGACGATCTCGATCGCGGCGTTCGGAACCTTGCCGAAGGGCACAGGCGTGGAGCGCTCCGGCGCCAGGGTCGGCGACGTCATCGTGGTGACGGGCACGATCGGTGACGCGGCGCTGGGTCTGAAGCTCCGCACCGACATCGGCGCCATCCATCGTTGGCATCTCGACGCCCGGTTGAAGGCGCATCTGGCAAAACGTTACCTGGTGCCGCAACCGCGCAACGCCGTGGCTGAGGCGGTGCGCCGTTACGCTCATGGCGCGATGGATGTGTCCGACGGGCTCGCCGGCGATCTTGGCAAGCTCGTGCTCGCCTCGGGCGTCGGCGCCGAGGTTGAAGCCAAACGCGTTCCGCTGTCGCGTGCGGCACGCCATGCGCTTGCGGTCGATCCGGGTGCTCTGGAGACCATCCTGACCGGCGGTGACGACTTCGAAGTGCTGGCCACGGTCCCGCCGAAGCAGCTCGCTGGCTTTATGGCCGCGGCGCGTCGCGCCCGCGTGCGGGCGACCGCAATCGGCCGGGTCACCGCGGCGCAGGGCACGCGTTTCATCGGGTTCGACGGCGAGGAGCTCCGCTTTCACCGCGCCTCATTCAGCCATTTTTGA
- a CDS encoding alpha-hydroxy acid oxidase — translation MHDITAIAAAKPGATRSPNFQKHQRWYPTIYDLRRGAKRRLPHFAFEYGDGGAGDDTGIKHNWAALDAIEMVPRYGVMPELPPVNCELFGRKYSAPLGVAPMGSPIVVWPGADKLLAAAAQRAKVPYTLGVAGGATIEEIAKIAPDVMWLQMYRFAKNNHAIGFDLMRRADEAGVHVLMLTLDVPVRTVRSREVKVGMGGGGYFRPDWRMMLGMVKCPGWAMAMLANNLPRFANIQPYAGPGAGLNETIKYARNEMGGAFSWDEVKRYRDRWKKPLILKGILHPEDAEKAIEIGADGVLVSNHGGRQIEALPPPIDCVPAVVKAVNKRATVLFDSGVRSGTDVARALALGADAALAGKAFLWGLGALGSDGPGHVIDLMIDELRSALGQIGAHSPAEARNVRVRHSSALHF, via the coding sequence ATGCACGACATTACTGCCATCGCAGCCGCAAAGCCCGGCGCGACCCGATCACCGAACTTCCAGAAGCACCAGCGCTGGTATCCGACGATTTATGACCTCCGTCGCGGCGCCAAGCGCCGGCTGCCGCATTTCGCCTTTGAATATGGCGACGGCGGCGCAGGCGACGACACCGGCATCAAGCACAACTGGGCCGCGCTCGACGCCATCGAGATGGTGCCGCGCTACGGTGTGATGCCCGAGTTGCCGCCGGTGAACTGCGAGCTGTTCGGCCGGAAATATTCGGCACCGCTCGGCGTGGCGCCGATGGGCAGCCCGATCGTGGTGTGGCCCGGTGCCGACAAGCTTCTCGCCGCGGCCGCGCAGCGCGCCAAGGTGCCGTACACGCTGGGCGTCGCCGGCGGCGCCACGATCGAGGAGATCGCCAAGATCGCGCCCGACGTGATGTGGCTGCAGATGTACCGCTTCGCCAAGAACAACCACGCCATCGGCTTCGACCTGATGCGGCGCGCCGACGAGGCCGGCGTGCATGTGCTGATGCTCACGCTCGACGTACCGGTGCGCACCGTGCGCTCGCGCGAGGTGAAGGTGGGCATGGGCGGCGGCGGTTATTTCCGGCCGGACTGGCGCATGATGCTCGGAATGGTGAAGTGCCCGGGCTGGGCCATGGCGATGCTGGCCAACAATCTGCCGCGCTTTGCCAACATCCAGCCGTATGCAGGGCCTGGGGCAGGGCTCAACGAAACCATCAAGTACGCGCGCAACGAGATGGGCGGCGCGTTCTCGTGGGATGAGGTCAAACGCTATCGCGACCGCTGGAAGAAGCCGCTTATTCTGAAGGGCATCTTGCATCCCGAGGACGCCGAGAAGGCGATCGAGATCGGAGCTGACGGCGTGCTGGTCTCCAACCACGGCGGACGCCAGATCGAGGCGCTGCCGCCGCCGATCGATTGCGTGCCGGCCGTGGTGAAGGCCGTCAACAAGCGCGCCACCGTGCTGTTCGACTCCGGCGTCCGCAGCGGCACCGATGTCGCCCGCGCGCTGGCGCTCGGCGCCGACGCGGCGCTGGCCGGCAAGGCGTTCCTGTGGGGCTTGGGCGCGCTCGGCTCCGACGGGCCGGGCCATGTCATCGACCTGATGATCGATGAACTTCGTTCCGCGCTCGGGCAGATCGGCGCCCACTCGCCGGCCGAGGCCCGCAACGTTCGAGTCCGCCATTCCAGCGCGCTGCACTTCTGA